The segment TTCAAGAGAGCCCATTTCGTTGCCATAGCTGTACCACACAATCACATTGCCATCATGAACCGCATAAGAAAATGTCGAATTATCCGCGATTTCTTCAGGATAAAAACGCTTCACAAGCTCGCGAGGATCCATCAAATATTGCCACGTAAGCCCTTTATCCATGCTGGTGAAGATCTTTTGGTTGTCGATCAAGACATAAGGCTTCCCCTGACCACTTTGGTACATTTTCCCGGTAATTGCCGCATAAATGTATTCACCATACCCATCTTTCCAAGGCGTTAGAGGCGTAATCGAATTGTCCGCTAAATTCACAATTCGATACCCATCGCGCACCATTAAAAGGCACTGAGACTCTTCACACACCGCGTTATAAAAACTGTCGCTAAATTGCGTGATAAAACGCACGCCATCTTTATTGGCAATTAACACCTGATAACTATCTTCCTGTGCAGGCGAAAACAAATCTGACCGATTGTAATAGTAGGATGAGCGGCCATTTTTCTGGGCAATGATCAGCGTGCCGTCTTTCGCAGGATACGTTTTGGCATAATCATAATCCGCAATATAAGCATTGCTCTCTTGGCTATTCTCTTTCCACTGCCATGGCGTATCATCCCCACCAAATACCAGTATCAATGTTGATCCAATACACACCAAGAAAACGGCACCCGTCACCAGAAAACGCCAACTTAAAAATGGATTCATTAGCGTACCTCCATAACATAAGTATCTTTACCTTGTTGGCGTCGTAATGCGCTCAAGACAGCTTGGGTTTGGTAATAGCCATTACCCCGTTTCGAAAATCGATAATAAGCCGCCATACCAAGGGCAATTAAAAAACAGATACCCAATGTTATCGAGCTGGCAAAACCAATAAATATCAGGTCATTATCGAGCAAATACAGCCAATCCCAATAATCCCAGTGATTTCCCCTGTCAACAATATCGCTAATTGCTGTCGCGCCAAAAATCGCCAAGAATAATGCCAAAATAATGCCCGTGATCCCCCATAACGCCAGATACAACCCGCGTTCTTGCGCCATACCTCGAGCAGACAACGTGTAAGCTAAATTATCTTGGTGGTTATACAGACCAAATACGACGCTATCAGGAAACCCATCTTCGACTTTGGAGTGATAGACTTCTACCTCATCCCCTTGAGCGAGAAAAAAGCTGTGGTTATTAAAGAAGGGTTTTGAGCCATCTAACTTGAGGTTTAAATGGCTTTTATTCACTTGAAGCTCTATTTCATTGCGGGTGTATGTTCCCCCACGATAATAATATTCAATTGTCTTGATACTCTTAATATTCACTTTGCCTTTTGTCACCTGCAACGCGGTTTCAGGGATAAGCTTTTGCTTTCGAGAATTTATTTTGAGTGGTTTGGATTTCGGGTTTTTAATTCCTTCAATCTGAATCAGACTTTCGCCATGAATTACCTGAAACTTGCCCGCTATCACTAAATCTAATGCGCGTAAGATGGTTTTTCGTTTTCGGCTAAAAATAGTGAAGGTTTGTGAAATGCACATAGACAGCAGAACAGCCCCCACAAAAGCCGCCATGCCTAATAATGAACCTAAAACAATTAACCATGTGCTCTCTTCATCATTAAACACGCAAAAAAATGCGGGAATAAAGAGTGCAGCAAGCCCAAATGATAGCAGGTACTGTTTTACTAACCCTTTGTCAAATTTAAGGTTTCTATCGGGTTCCAAACGGCCATGTTCTGGGTGATACACCCAATTGAGCCAATAGCTCCCATCATTCAGTTGTTCAGCAGAAATAATCAACCTGTCGTCTTTATTCAATCGTTCCAAAAATATTTGGCTGTTTTCAAAATCTTCAGCATTGAAAAAAAACACTTTATCTGAAGTTATTAGTCTCACCATGCCCTCTGGTGAAACCTGTTTATAATCGCACTGAATTAGCTTAACGTGAAAATATTGAACACCCATCAATGATGCCTATTTGTTATAGTTAATTTAACATTATGATAATAAATAAAGGTATATTGCCCTAGTTAAACTTACCCTATAATAGAACAATTCAGATAATTACAGGCTCAAAGGCAATCAGTTAAAAGCTGATAAATGCCTGTTTTACTCTTAAAATGCAACCAGACTCTAGTAAAGGAAATAATTACTGCTAGACTGGCGCAGATGAGTTATTTTGAATACATTACATCCCAAGAAACCGTTATTTTATCCCTACCGTTAACGACAAATTTGAATAAACGCGATGACATCAAAACCGGCCTACAAGCAAATTCAATCTTACATCCTACGGAGTATTGATTTAGGGATTTTCAAACCCGAAACTCAGATCCCCACTGAACTTGAGTTATGTGCCCAATTTAATGTTAGCCGTATGACGGTAAATAAAGCGATTTCTGAACTCAGCCAGAAAGGCATCTTAAATCGGATTGCAGGAAAAGGGACTTTTGTTGCTACTCAAAAGCATGAACTCCCCGTCACCAAAGCCTTTGATATTTTTGATGAAATTTCAGTTAGTGGGAATAAATATGCAGGCCACCAGCTACAGCTAAAAATCATCCCTGCCACCGCAGAAATTGCCCTACAACTTGGTGTCACGGAAGGCAGCGATATTGGCTACTGCAAAATGCTGCATTTTGAAAATGACATTCCACTGATGCTAGAGGAACGCTATGTGAATCATAGTATTGCCCCTGAATTTGTTCAGCAGCATTTTGGCAATAGTGAAACTCCAAGCGGCTATTTACAGCGCCATTTCCCTGTCAGTGAAATGGAGCACACTATTGAAGCAATTTTGGCTACTAAGCCTATCGCTCAAGCCTTATCCATCAAAGAACATGCCCCTTGTTTGCAGCTAAGCCGCCGTACATGGACAGGCAGCACGTTGATCAGCTACGTCAATATGATCAGTGCAGGCTCCCGCTATAAATTGAAATTACATTCCCGCATTGAAAGTTAATCTTTGGTAATAAACATTCATCAAATAAAGCTGTTACCAAATAAAACAAGCATAAAAAATGGGGCACTCTGGCCCCAAAACGACTGATAAACAACGAAAATACCGTTCGATAATCTCCACATCACAGACATTACGTCAGGTATCAACACATCAACATCACAACAAATCATTTTCTCACAACAAAGATAACTACATGCCTTGATAAATAGGTCCTTCTCCCCCTTGCGGTGCTGTCCACGTAATATTTTGCAGAGGGTCTTTGATATCACACGCTTTGCAATGCAGGCAGTTCTGCGCATTTATTTGCAGTTTTTCCTGCGCCTGATCATTCACTATTTCATACACACCCGCAGGGCAATATCGCGTTTCCGGTGAAGCATAAGTGGATAAATTCACGCGAATAGGAATTTCATTATCTTTTAAACGTAAGTGGCAAGGCTGCTCTTCTGCATGGTTTGTATTGGATAAAAACACCGATGAGGGTTTATCAAATGACAGTTTGCCATCCGGTTTTGGATAATGGATAGGCTGAAATTCACTGGCAGGCCTAAGCCTTTGGTGATCATCCCGTTTGAGCTTCAGCGTCCAAGGGCTACGCCCCTTTAATAACCATTGCTCAGCACCGAACATCAACGACCCCATCACTAACCCTTTTTTCATATACGGCTTGAAATTACGGCTCCGATAAAGTTCGTCATACAACCAGCTTTGTTCGAACTTTTGCTGAAATTGGCGGGTAAATTCTGCGTAATCGACGCTATCTTCGACGAACGATTCAAATAAAGCCTCTGCCGCTAACATGCCGCTTTTCACCGCGCAGTGGCTACCTTTAATGCGCGCTGCATTCAAAAAACCTGCATCATCGCCAATTAATGCACCGCCGGGGAAGCTTAACTCTGGTAATGCGGATAACCCCCCCGCCACCATGGTACGCGCCCCATAACTCACGCGCTCACCTCCTTGCAAAAAAGCACTGAAGGCAGGATGAGTTTTTAAACGCTGAAATTCATCGAATGGGGATAAATAAGGATTTTCATAATTCAGCCCTACCACCAGCCCCACAGCGACTAAGTTTTCCCCATAGTGGTACGCGAATCCGCCCCCATAGGTTTGGTTATCCAACGGCCAGCCGATTGAATGCACCACGAGCCCCGCTTGATGCTGCTCTTTAGGAATTTGCCAAATTTCTTTGAGACCCAGTCCATAAGTCTGTTTACCGCGGTTTGCCGCTAAATCAAAATGAGAAATTAACTGTTTACCCAGTTGCCCTCGGCACCCTTCAGCGAAAAAAGTCATTTTGGCTAACAGGTTCATACCGGCTTGATACATAGCCGTTGGGTTGCCCTGTTTGTCTAGCCCCATGTCGCCAGTGGTGACGCCAATAACCTGTCCTGCATCATCAAAAAGGATTTCGGTAGCCGCAAACCCCGGGAAAATATCGACACCGAGTTGCTCCGCTTCTACTGCAAGTGCTGCACTGACTTGCCCAAGGCTGCCAATCACATTACCGTGGTTTTTCAGGCAAGTAGGTAACAAAGATAATGGCAATTTGCTGGCTTTGTTCTCTTTGAGCCATAAAAAACGATCTTCACTGACGGCGGTGAGTGAGGCAGAAATGGTTTGCTGCCAGTCGGGTAATAACTCATTCAGTCCACGGGGATCGATCACTGCGCCCGATAAAATATGCGCCCCAACTTCGGCGCCTTTATCAATTAAGCAGACGCTAAGCTCCCGACCGGTTTGTAACGAGAGCTGTTTAATGCGAATTGCCGCCGATAATCCTGCGGGCCCACCACCGACAATCAGGACATCAAACTCCATGGATTCTCGCGCACAAGACGCCGAAACATTCGCACTATTGTCGATAGTCATTTTGCTCTCTCCTACGCCAGCGCTTTATCAAATTCAGGTAAGATCTCAAACAGATCCCCCACAATGCCGTAGTCTGCCACTTGGAAAATCGGCGCTTCTGGATCGCTATTAATCGCCACGATCACTTTGCTCTCTTTCATGCCCGCGATATGTTGAATGGCGCCGGAGATCCCAACTGCAATATACAGATCTGGCGCGACGATCTTGCCCGTTTGTCCGACTTGATAATCATTTGGCACATACCCCGCATCCACTGCCGCACGGGAAGCCCCCACCGCAGCCCCTAATTTGTCGGCAATGGTTTCCAGCAAAGCAAAATTCTCACCGGAACTTAAACCCCGCCCCCCTGAAATCACCACTTTGGCAGAGCTTAATTCCGCACGGCTCATCTGGGTTAATGACTGGCTAGTCAGTTCCGCAAGTTGGGTGAACTGCGCAACAGACACAGGTTCGATACCTACAGGGGACTGGGTTGCAGTCGCTCCTGAAAATGCTGAGCTGCGTACGGTGATCACCACCTGATTGCCATTGTTTTGTACCGTTGCCAACGCATTTCCGGCATAAATTGGGCGGATAAATGTTTGTGCATCCACCACGTGGGTAATATCCGAAATCTGAGAAACACCCAGCGTGGCAGCGACGCGAGGGGCAATATTTTTACCGAATGTGGTCGCAGGGAAGATAATGTGGCTATAACCTTGTGCCACGGCAACCACCGCGCTCGTCATAGATTCCGCCAGCGCATTTTTGAGCGGGTCGGCATCGATGGTTATCACCTTTTCGACGCCGAGAATGGAAGCCGCAGATTGTGCCACTGCAGCCACTTGGCTTCCCGCGACCAACACATGTAGGCTTCCGCCCTGTGCAATGATTTCGCGTGCCGCCGTTATGCTGTTATAGGTTGAAGATTTAATGGTTTGGTTATCGTGCTCAACAACGACTAAAACGGATAATTGGCTCATGTTCAGGCTCCCTGTTAAATCACTTCTTTGGCTTGCAGTTCAGTCACTAACGTGGCGGCATCATTCAACATGGTGCACTGCCCAGAACGCTTTTTCGGTTCCATCACGTTGACGATTTTTACTTGCTCTAATGGGCTAAAATTCAGTGTGGAAATATCAATGATGTCTAATGGTTTTTTCTTTGCCTTCATGATGTTAGGCAATGTGGCATAGCGAGGTTCATTTAAACGCAAGTCGATAGTCACAATCGCAGGCAATCCCATGGATAAGGTTTCTAAGCCGCCATCGATTTCACGCGTGACTTGCAGCGTTTCGCCCTCGACCACAATGTGTGAGGCAAAGGTGGCTTGCGCACAACCCAATAGCGCTGCAAGCATCTGCCCAGTTTGGTTGCAATCATCATCAATGGCTTGCTTGCCGAGTAAAATTAAATCCGGTTGCTCCTGATTTACCACTTGCTGTAAAAGACGGGCAATATCCAGCGGCTCTAACACCATCTCTGCTGGCTTTTGAATCAAAATGGCTCGGTCAGCCCCAATCGCCATTGCACTACGCAGCGTATCTTGCGCCGTGGCTTCACCAATGGAGACTGCAACTACTTCGGTAGCTTTGCCCGCTTCTTTCAAGCGTACCGCCTCTTCTACCGCAATCTCATCAAACGGGTTCATCGCCATTTTGACATTCGCCAGCTCAACTCCAGAGCCATCGGCTTTAACCCGTACTTTGACGTTATGGTCAATGACCCGTTTTACTGCGACTAAAATTTTCATAACCACTCCTATCGCGCACTTTGTTACTGCTATTTTTGAGTTTAGGGAGCCCATAGCAGTGAATATTTTCACTGCTAGGACGCCATCACTGACTATTTTTATCGTTGGAAAATTAAGATGTTACCTAAGAAATAAACCTTATTTGGTTTCTGGCAATATCAGGCTTGGCGCCACTGACATTGGCCAAATTTTTACCGCGACATAGTAGATGATACTGGTGGCCACTAAACCGACAATCCACGAAATATCCACGCCGCCTAGGCTATCGACCAACGGGCCTGTATAGAATCCGGTGGCAATAAATGGCATTTGAATCAATACGCCAACCACGTAGGTGATGATCCCCACTTTGTTCCAGCGACCATAACGGCCATTCGGGTTGGATAATTGCGGAACATCGTAGCGACCTTTCGTCACCCAGTAGTAATCCACTAAGTTAATCGCACTCCATGGCGTAAAGAACGCTAATAAGAACAGCAAGAAAGCCGAGAACAGTTTTAAGAATGAGTGTTGCCCAGCCAGACCTAAAGCCGTCGAAAAGCTCACCATGAGGATAATAAAGAATAGACGCTGCCCACGGGAAATCTGGTGTTTACCACGGAAACCACACCAAATCGCCGCCATCGACATAAAGCTACCGTAAGCATTCAGCGCGGTAATCGTCACTTTGCCAAAGAAAATACTGATATACAGCAGCGCTGCAATTAAGCCCGTGCTGCCTAAGCCAACAATGTAGGAAACTTCATGACCCGCAAATTGATTGCCGGCAAGTGCTGCCGCAAACACCCCTAGGATCATCGAGGCTTGAGTTCCAATCACTGTCCCTGAACCCACCGCTAAAAACGCTTTAATGGTTGGGGTTTTGGTCGGCAAATAACGGGAGTAATCCGCCACATAAGGGCCGAATGCAATCTGCCAAGAAGCCGATAGCGACATCGCTAATAGGAAATTTGTCCAATCGAAATGACGATTTGATAATAATACTGAGACGTCATTCATATAGAACAGACGGAAGAACAGGTAGAAGAAGGCGATAACGCCGACGACACTCGCCACTTTACCGAGAATGTGGATGATGCGGTAACCGCAAATAGTGATACCGATGATCACAATCCCGAAAATCACGATCCCCATCCAATCACTGACATTCAGTAATTGCCCCACAGCCTGCCCCGCCAATACTGTCCCACTGGCCGAGAATCCGACGTACATCATGCAGACTAATAAAATCGGGATGACCGCACCATAAACCCCAAACTGCACGCGGCTGGAGATCATTTGAGGTAGACCCAGCTTCGGACCTTGTACTGCATGGAGCGCCATAACCGCGCCCCCCAGTAATTGGCCGATAAACAAGCCAATCAACGACCAAAAGACATCGCCCCCCAGTACAACCGCTAGCGCACCGGTGACGATTGCGGTGATTTGTAAGTTAGCCCCAAACCACAGTGTGAATTGGCTCGACAAAGTCCCGTGTCGTTCAGATTCAGGAATATAGTCAATGGAACGTGCTTCGATAAGCGGAACATTATCTTGGCGAGACTGCTTTTGCCCGATGATATCGTTGGAAACTGTCATGGTAATTCCTCTTTAAGCAAGGCTGGCTTAAAGAATGAACCAATTAGTCGTCAGTAATGAATTCTCTATGTTGTGAGCACAGACATTTGACGTGATGCAGGTATGTTATTGTTTTATCTACCCGTCATTAATAATTGAAATACATTCTTAAACCTGATTGTTGTTGTGTTTTTAAGTCCATGATCCTGTTGTCAGGGTAGTGCTCCTGTTATTGCTTAGATATTCATAGCTGGAAAAACCCCGATAAGTCCTGTCTTACCTATCGGGTCGATCACATCAAAATTAAGCGTCGAGAACGGCGCGCGAAATAATGATTTTTTGAATTTCTGACGTCCCTTCAAAGATACGCAAAATGCGGGCATCTCGTACATAGCGCTCTAGGGGTAGATCGCGAATATAACCATACCCCCCATGCAATTGCAGCGCGGCATCCGTCACAAAACCGGCGCATTCCGCCGCAAACAGTTTTGCGGTGGCTGATTGCAAACTAAAACGCTGCCCAGAATCGCGCAGCTCAGCCGCGTTCCATGTCAGCATACGCGCGGCTTCCAGCTGCGTGTGCATATCAGCAAGCTTCCATTGCGTCCCTTGATAGGCTGCCAGCGGCTTCTTACCAATCTGACGCTCTTTCACCCAGCCTAATGTACTTTCCATGGCTGCACGGGCGATCCCCAATGACGTTGCCGCCACTTCTACACGACCTTTATCCAACACTTCCATCGCCGTATGGAAACCCTTGCCCTCTTCGCCTAGTAATGCCGATTCTGGCAGCCAACAGTTGAGTGCTAATTCATAGATGGTGCTACCACGCAGCCCCATGGTCTTTTCTGGCTGAGAAAACGCGACGCCTTCCGTCCCTTTTGGGATCATAAAAGCACTAATGCCACGTGCGCCTGCTTCGACGTCCGTTTTGGCGTACAGCACAATAAAATCCGCTTCTTTGGCATTGGTAATATAGTGTTTGTTGCCACGAATGCGCCAACCGCCATTTTCACGGGTTGCTGTGGTACGCATATCCGCGGGATTTGAACCTGCGGCGGGCTCAGTTAACCCAAACGCACCCAGTAATTCACCACTCGCCGCTTTTGGTAACCAATAATTTTTTTGCTCTTCAGTTCCGCCAATCAGAATAGAATCTGTTGCTAAGAAATGGGCGGTCAATGCGGAGGATGTCGAGGCACAAGCCGCTGCCACCGCTTCAACAATCATGCTCATGGCAATGCTGCCAATCCCAAAACCACCATATTGCTCCGGTAAGTTAATTCCCCAACAGCCCATTTCACCTAGTGCGGTTAAGCTTTCCGCACAAAAAATTTCTTCTTCGTCATAGCGTTGAGCGTTCGCTTGCAGGATATCGCGACACACTTTTTCAACGGCCTCTACAATGGCGTACTCGGTTTCATTAATATCAAAACTCATTGCATCGTCTCCGCGCTTTTTATCGTTGTCGTTGTGACTGTAGCTGTCGATTTATAGCGTTCATTGCCTTCCCCAAGAACAGGGGCTCTTTGGGTGACCTTCGGTTTCACGCCATTAAAGAAAACAGGCTGAGAAATCAGAGGAGTACCACCATCATTTAAGTGGGTTAGCACCTGGCGAACTTCAGCATGCTCGCTTTGCGTCGCTTGCTGTAAATTGTGAATCGGTGAGGCAGGAACGCCAGCATTCAGGAGTAAGTCACACACTTCCTCGACACTTTTTGTTCCTGTCCAGCGCTCAATTTCTTCACGTAGCGCCGCTTGGTTTACCGTACGAGTCGGGTCATTCAAGTAACGCGGGTCTTGGGATAGCTCCGGTTTCCCCATACATTCACAGAAACGCTGGAACAGTTTTTCACTGGCAATCGCGATCACCACCAAACCATCTTTTGCTTGGTAAGTATCAAATGGCGTGGAAACAGGGTGACGATTACCCACTAAACTTGGCGCCTTACCATTTGCAAATAAGTTAGATAACCCAGTGAGCTGCATACTGAGCAGCACATCCACCATGGCAACATCCAGATATTGCGCACCTTCACCGTGACGTTCGCGAGCAAACAGTGCGCTGCTAATCGCCCATGAGGCAAATACGCCCGCACAGACATCCCCGATGGATTCACCACTGCGCGTAGGACCCGACTCTGGGGAGCCTGTCACGCTCATCAACCCAGACATGGCCTGTGCCACAATGTCATACGCTGGATAGCTCGCAAGGGGGCTGTTTTGCCCAAATCCTGAAATGCTGGCGTAGATAATGTTGGGATTAATCTGTTTGACGCTATCGAAATCGATCCCAAGACGCTTGGTGACGCCGGGGCGGAAGTTCTCCACCACCACATCACTCCCTTTGATCAATTGGAATAAAATCTGACGATCGCCATCGTCTTTAAGATCTAACTCAATGCTGCGTTTTCCGCGATTGATCAGCCCGTAATAAACACTTTCACCGTCAATAAAAGGACCAAGATGACGGCTATCATCACCATGATCAGGCACTTCGATTTTGATCACTTCTGCGCCCAAGTCTGCCATCATGCCAGTGCAGTAAGGCCCTGCTAGCACACGGCTTAAATCAATCACTTTGATCCCAGCCAGAGGCCCGTGTGGTTTTTGAGTCATTGCCGCATTCATCGTGAATTCCTTATGTGAGGCTAAAAGGTGCCGACTCCATGGAGCCGGCATTCGACATTACTTGACCATTGGCAAGTTAAGGCCTTGCTGCTTCGCACAATTAATGGCGATGTCATAACCGGCATCCGCATGACGCATGACGCCAGTTGCTGGGTCGTTGTGCAGCACACGAGCAAGACGTTTATCTGCGGCATCGGTGCCATCACACACAATCACCACACCAGCATGTTGAGAGAAGCCCATTCCCACGCCGCCGCCGTGATGCAAGCTCACCCACGTTGCCCCGCCTGCGGTGTTCAGCAGCGCATTGAGTAATGGCCAGTCAGAGACGGCATCAGAACCATCTTTCATGGATTCCGTTTCGCGATGCGGGCTGGCAACAGAGCCAGAATCAAGATGGTCACGACCGATGACGATAGGGCCTTTTAGCTCCCCATTTTTCACCATCTCGTTAAACGCGCGTCCCAATCTTTCCCTGTCTTTCAGCCCCACCCAGCAAATACGCGCCGGTAAACCTTGGAATGCAATACGCTCGCGCGCCATATCCAGCCAGTTATGCAGATGTTTATCATCTGGGATCAGCTCTTTGACTTTTTGGTCGGTTTTGTAGATATCTTCAGGGTCGCCAGACAGTGCCACCCAACGGAATGGACCAATTCCTTCGCAGAACAGCGGACGAATATACGCAGGCACAAATCCTGGGAAATCAAAGGCATTATTCACACCTTCATCTTTGGCCATTTGGCGGATGTTGTTGCCGTAGTCGAACGCGGCTGAGCCACGCTTTTGCATTTGCAGCATGGCATCCACCTGCACCGCCATGCTTTTCTTCGCCGCTTTAGTCACTTCGGCTGGCGCAGTTTGTTGCTTGTCACGCCACTGGGCTAATGTCCAACCTTGTGGCAGATAACCGTGTACTGGGTCATGGGCGCTGGTTTGGTCGGTGACTGAATCCGGTGTGATATTGCGCTTAACTAACTCGCTATACACATCCGCCGCATTACCAAGTAAACCGACAGAAACTGGCTTGCCGCTCGCTTTGGCTTCTTCGATATAACCCAACGCTTCATCCAGTGAAGTGGCTTTTTTGTCTACGTAACGGGTTCTTAAACGGAAGTCGATGCGGCTTTCATCGCACTCAACCGCAATCATGCTAAAGCCAGCCATCGTTGCCGCTAAAGGTTGTGCTCCCCCCATGCCGCCTAAGCCGCCAGTTAGGATCCAACGCCCCGCAGGGTTACCATTAAAATGCTGTTTTGCCAGTGAAACGAAAGTTTCGTAAGTGCCTTGTACGATCCCTTGTGAACCGATGTAGATCCATGAGCCGGCAGTCATCTGCCCGTACATCATCAAGCCTTTGCGATCTAATTCGTTGAAATGATCCCAATTCGCCCAATGAGGAACAATGTTGGAGTTAGCAATTAAAACGCGTGGTGCGTCTACATGGGTTGGAAAAACCCCGACTGGTTTACCGGATTGCACCAGTAATGTTTGATCGTCTTCGAGGGTTTTTAAGACGTCTAAAATCTTGTCATAACATTCCCAATCACGGGCTGCACGTCCAATGCCACCATACACCACCAAGCTTTGCGGATGCTCAGCGACATCTGGGTCTAAGTTATTTTGGATCATGCGGTAGACGGCTTCAGTCAGCCAGCTTTTACAGCTCTTTTGGCTACCGTGCGGGGCACGGATCACGCGTGTTGAATCTGTACGGTTTAACATTCTTTTATCCCCTATCCATCCACTTGGTTTAACGCAAAATTAACAATTTCGGTTATTTATCATTGTTGAGTTAGTGGCTGCCAGATCATTCTCACACCGTAGGAATCTTTATATTTAACATTAAAATCAATTTGTTAAATAAAATCAAAGA is part of the Providencia zhijiangensis genome and harbors:
- the hutU gene encoding urocanate hydratase; the encoded protein is MLNRTDSTRVIRAPHGSQKSCKSWLTEAVYRMIQNNLDPDVAEHPQSLVVYGGIGRAARDWECYDKILDVLKTLEDDQTLLVQSGKPVGVFPTHVDAPRVLIANSNIVPHWANWDHFNELDRKGLMMYGQMTAGSWIYIGSQGIVQGTYETFVSLAKQHFNGNPAGRWILTGGLGGMGGAQPLAATMAGFSMIAVECDESRIDFRLRTRYVDKKATSLDEALGYIEEAKASGKPVSVGLLGNAADVYSELVKRNITPDSVTDQTSAHDPVHGYLPQGWTLAQWRDKQQTAPAEVTKAAKKSMAVQVDAMLQMQKRGSAAFDYGNNIRQMAKDEGVNNAFDFPGFVPAYIRPLFCEGIGPFRWVALSGDPEDIYKTDQKVKELIPDDKHLHNWLDMARERIAFQGLPARICWVGLKDRERLGRAFNEMVKNGELKGPIVIGRDHLDSGSVASPHRETESMKDGSDAVSDWPLLNALLNTAGGATWVSLHHGGGVGMGFSQHAGVVIVCDGTDAADKRLARVLHNDPATGVMRHADAGYDIAINCAKQQGLNLPMVK